In one window of Vallitalea okinawensis DNA:
- the asnB gene encoding asparagine synthase (glutamine-hydrolyzing) — MCGIAGWINYKESIMDNIQVIEKMINRLQYRGPDECGKYLSNTAILGHKRLVVVDPEGGKQPMLDRMGGITYSMVYNGELYNTEDIRKKLSEEGCTFNSYSDTEVLLKSYMHWGEKCLDYLNGIYAFAIWEDENKTLFLARDRLGVKPLFYTEMKDEFIFGSEIKALLEHPKINPIIEEEGLLELFGLGPARTLGSGVFKNIHEVKPGEFIKITPSKTVKKMYWELKAKEHTDNFADTTEQVRFLLSDAIERQLVADVPVCTFLSGGLDSSIISAISSKAMQQKGYLLKTFSIDYFDNHRYFTANEFQPDLDNYWISLMVDAIKSEHHNVVLTIEDLIDALDQAVLANDLPGMADIDSSLYLFCKKVRKHATVGLSGECADEIFGGYPWFNKPEDLVCDTFPWSQYVNRRKSILAKKYQKIPLDEYVKTVFDSSIAEGEYCDDPELAKIQKMTYLNIKWFMMTLLNRKDRMSMANSLEVRVPFADHRIVEYTYNIPWEMKRYGNLEKGLVREAMRGILPEEVLERKKNPYPKTHHPKYLKLIQKKMKKIIKSKDAPILEVMEYEALKNIVDTGGKAFDVPWYGQLMTGPQLLAYFYQINYWLEKYEVDIH, encoded by the coding sequence GTGTGTGGAATAGCAGGATGGATTAACTATAAGGAAAGCATAATGGATAATATTCAAGTTATTGAAAAAATGATAAATCGACTTCAGTACAGAGGACCTGATGAGTGCGGCAAATATCTATCTAATACTGCCATTTTAGGGCATAAACGTTTAGTGGTCGTTGATCCAGAAGGTGGTAAGCAACCTATGTTGGACCGCATGGGTGGAATTACATATTCAATGGTCTATAATGGTGAATTATATAATACAGAGGATATTAGGAAAAAGCTTTCTGAGGAAGGATGCACCTTTAATTCTTATTCTGATACTGAAGTACTTTTAAAGAGTTATATGCACTGGGGAGAGAAGTGCCTAGATTATTTAAATGGTATCTATGCATTTGCAATTTGGGAGGATGAAAATAAGACCTTATTTTTAGCGCGAGACCGTCTAGGAGTAAAACCCTTATTTTATACTGAAATGAAGGACGAATTCATTTTTGGATCTGAGATAAAAGCATTACTTGAACATCCTAAGATTAATCCTATCATAGAAGAAGAAGGACTCCTTGAACTTTTTGGATTAGGACCTGCACGAACCCTTGGTTCGGGGGTATTTAAAAATATTCATGAGGTGAAGCCAGGGGAATTTATTAAAATCACTCCATCTAAAACAGTAAAAAAAATGTACTGGGAACTAAAGGCAAAAGAACATACAGACAATTTTGCAGATACGACTGAACAGGTTAGGTTCTTATTATCGGATGCTATTGAACGTCAATTGGTTGCTGATGTTCCGGTGTGTACTTTCTTATCAGGAGGCTTGGATTCAAGCATAATTAGTGCAATTAGTAGTAAAGCTATGCAACAAAAAGGCTACCTTTTAAAGACATTCTCCATAGATTATTTTGACAATCATCGGTATTTCACAGCCAATGAATTTCAGCCTGATTTAGATAATTACTGGATAAGTTTAATGGTAGATGCTATAAAATCAGAACACCATAACGTTGTTCTGACTATAGAAGATCTAATTGATGCTTTAGATCAAGCTGTTTTAGCTAATGATCTTCCAGGTATGGCAGATATTGATTCTTCTCTATACTTATTTTGTAAGAAAGTAAGAAAGCATGCCACTGTTGGATTAAGTGGAGAATGTGCGGATGAAATATTTGGAGGATATCCTTGGTTCAATAAACCAGAAGATCTAGTATGTGATACTTTCCCTTGGTCCCAATATGTCAATAGAAGAAAATCAATATTAGCAAAGAAGTATCAGAAAATACCTCTAGATGAATATGTTAAAACTGTTTTTGATAGTTCCATTGCTGAAGGCGAATATTGTGATGATCCTGAGTTAGCGAAAATACAAAAAATGACTTATCTGAATATCAAGTGGTTTATGATGACACTTTTAAATAGAAAAGATCGTATGAGTATGGCAAATAGTTTAGAAGTGCGAGTACCTTTCGCAGATCATCGTATTGTAGAGTATACATATAACATCCCTTGGGAGATGAAAAGGTATGGTAATTTAGAAAAAGGTCTTGTGAGAGAAGCTATGCGCGGTATACTACCAGAAGAAGTATTGGAAAGAAAGAAAAATCCATATCCTAAAACACATCATCCAAAGTATCTGAAACTTATCCAGAAAAAGATGAAAAAGATTATTAAATCGAAAGATGCTCCAATTTTGGAAGTCATGGAATATGAAGCTTTAAAGAACATTGTCGATACTGGTGGAAAGGCATTTGATGTACCTTGGTATGGACAGCTCATGACTGGACCTCAATTATTAGCTTATTTCTACCAGATTAACTACTGGTTAGAGAAGTACGAAGTTGATATTCATTAA
- the tyrS gene encoding tyrosine--tRNA ligase: MKNVFDTLKERGFIEQCTHEEEIKEMLEKEKVTFYIGFDPTADSLHVGHFLTIMAMAHMQQAGHQPIALIGGGTTMIGDPTGKTDMRKMMTKEIIANNAECFKKQLSKLVNFEDDAALMVNNSDWLLDLNYVEFLREIGAHFSVNRMLSAECYKQRMEKGLTFLEFNYMLMQSYDFLELNRRYGCALQLGGNDQWSNILGGVELIRRKESKPAFGMTFTLLTTSEGKKMGKTEKGAVWLDADKTSPYEFYQYWRNIEDTAVIKCLKLLTFLPMNQINELAALEGAEINQAKEVLAFEITKIIHGESEAKKAEDAAKALFAGGGKGGSIPTTELSVDELGNGLDILTLMQKASLIATRSEGRRLVQQGGVRINDVKVETIDRIVTSEDFTDQELMIRKGKKVHHRISLQ, from the coding sequence GTGAAAAACGTTTTTGATACACTAAAAGAACGTGGATTTATAGAACAATGTACCCACGAAGAAGAAATAAAAGAAATGTTAGAGAAGGAAAAAGTTACTTTCTATATAGGCTTTGATCCAACTGCTGATAGTTTGCATGTTGGTCATTTCTTAACAATTATGGCTATGGCTCATATGCAGCAAGCAGGTCATCAACCAATCGCCTTAATTGGTGGTGGAACAACCATGATTGGTGATCCTACTGGTAAAACCGATATGCGTAAAATGATGACAAAAGAGATCATTGCTAATAATGCTGAGTGCTTCAAAAAGCAGTTATCTAAATTAGTTAATTTTGAAGATGATGCCGCATTAATGGTTAATAACTCTGATTGGCTTTTAGACCTAAATTATGTTGAATTCTTAAGAGAGATTGGTGCTCACTTCTCTGTTAATCGTATGTTATCAGCCGAGTGTTATAAACAACGTATGGAAAAAGGTTTAACGTTCCTGGAATTTAATTATATGCTCATGCAATCTTATGATTTCTTAGAGCTTAATAGAAGATATGGTTGTGCATTACAACTCGGTGGTAATGATCAATGGTCCAATATCCTTGGCGGTGTAGAATTAATAAGAAGAAAAGAAAGCAAACCTGCTTTTGGTATGACTTTTACACTTCTTACAACAAGTGAAGGTAAAAAGATGGGTAAGACAGAAAAAGGTGCTGTCTGGTTAGATGCAGATAAAACTTCTCCTTATGAATTCTATCAGTATTGGAGAAATATCGAAGATACTGCAGTCATCAAGTGCTTGAAACTACTTACATTCTTACCAATGAATCAAATCAATGAGTTAGCAGCATTAGAAGGTGCAGAAATTAATCAAGCAAAAGAAGTTTTAGCTTTTGAGATAACAAAGATTATTCATGGTGAAAGTGAAGCTAAGAAAGCTGAAGATGCTGCAAAAGCTTTATTTGCTGGCGGTGGAAAAGGTGGTTCTATACCAACTACTGAACTTAGTGTCGATGAACTTGGAAATGGTTTAGATATTCTTACCCTCATGCAAAAAGCTTCTCTTATTGCTACTCGTTCCGAAGGACGTCGTCTTGTGCAACAAGGCGGAGTACGTATTAATGATGTTAAAGTTGAAACCATTGACCGTATCGTAACTAGTGAAGATTTTACTGATCAAGAATTGATGATTAGAAAAGGAAAAAAAGTGCATCACCGTATTTCTTTACAATAA